In one window of bacterium DNA:
- the hydF gene encoding [FeFe] hydrogenase H-cluster maturation GTPase HydF — MLKTPHSLRLHLGIFGRTNVGKSSLLNFITGQETAITSPHPGTTTDAVVKAMELLPLGPVLFLDTAGVDDVSVLAGSRLEATGKIYDRTDIAVLVLEAGIWTGYEEEIVAACRRRRIPCLAVVNKIDVAPADGAFRKLLEEKASARLEVSCVSLPGKEPFLQSFTAALIELCPEEFVAPPALVGDLLRPGETCVLIVPIDLEAPKGRIILPQVQAIRDLLDHGQAALTVKEDGYAAALAGLRRPPGLVVCDSQVVERMVRETPPDVPCTTFSILFARWKGDLAEAVRAVKTVDSLGDGDRVLIAEACTHHPLEDDIGRIKIPRWMREYTGRNPAFDVVPGRAYPENLSDYRLVVHCGGCMISRREVLLRVQRAREAGVPVTNYGVCISYLRGVLDRVVAPFGLSGPPQSGISGSGGHPQRASEE; from the coding sequence ATGCTGAAAACACCGCATTCGCTGCGCCTGCACCTGGGCATCTTCGGCCGGACCAACGTCGGGAAATCGAGCCTGCTCAACTTCATCACCGGCCAGGAGACGGCCATCACTTCCCCCCACCCGGGAACGACCACCGACGCGGTGGTCAAGGCCATGGAACTGCTGCCCCTGGGACCCGTTCTCTTCCTGGACACCGCCGGGGTCGACGACGTCTCCGTCCTGGCGGGCTCGCGCCTGGAGGCAACCGGGAAAATCTACGACCGGACCGACATCGCCGTGCTCGTGCTCGAAGCCGGGATCTGGACCGGCTACGAGGAGGAGATCGTCGCGGCCTGCCGACGGCGGCGGATTCCCTGCCTGGCCGTGGTCAACAAGATCGACGTCGCCCCCGCCGACGGCGCCTTCCGGAAACTCCTGGAGGAGAAGGCGTCGGCCCGGCTCGAGGTTTCCTGCGTCTCCCTTCCGGGGAAAGAACCGTTCCTGCAATCCTTCACCGCCGCCCTCATCGAACTCTGCCCGGAGGAATTCGTCGCGCCTCCCGCCCTGGTGGGCGACCTCCTGCGGCCGGGGGAGACCTGCGTCCTCATCGTCCCCATCGACCTGGAGGCCCCCAAGGGGAGGATCATCCTCCCCCAGGTCCAGGCGATCCGGGACCTTCTCGACCACGGCCAGGCCGCCCTCACGGTCAAGGAAGACGGCTACGCCGCCGCCCTGGCGGGGCTCCGCCGCCCCCCGGGGCTGGTCGTCTGCGATTCCCAGGTGGTCGAGCGGATGGTCCGGGAGACCCCGCCCGACGTCCCCTGCACCACCTTCTCCATCCTCTTCGCCCGATGGAAGGGGGACCTGGCGGAGGCGGTCCGAGCGGTGAAGACGGTGGACTCGCTCGGGGACGGCGACCGGGTGCTGATCGCGGAGGCCTGCACCCACCACCCCCTGGAAGACGACATCGGGCGGATCAAGATCCCGCGCTGGATGCGGGAGTACACCGGCAGAAACCCGGCCTTCGACGTCGTCCCGGGCCGGGCATACCCCGAGAATCTTTCCGACTACCGCCTGGTCGTCCACTGCGGCGGCTGCATGATCTCGCGGCGGGAGGTGCTCCTGCGCGTACAGCGGGCCCGGGAAGCCGGGGTCCCCGTCACCAACTACGGGGTCTGCATCTCCTACCTGCGCGGGGTCCTCGACCGGGTGGTCGCTCCCTTCGGCCTCTCCGGGCCGCCTCAGAGCGGGATATCGGGGTCGGGCGGGCACCCGCAGCGGGCTTCGGAGGAATAG